The Lolium rigidum isolate FL_2022 chromosome 2, APGP_CSIRO_Lrig_0.1, whole genome shotgun sequence genomic interval tataaagaggagccgagggagaaagaaatgatcgaatcattgtcaataTAAATCTTAGTTTTTAACAGTCGGGCACCTTTtcggttgaaaccttcgagatctacttgccctctattttCCACGAAGCCCTAGTCCACAACTTGaaagcattgacaagttaataccttgtcacttggTAAAATACCAAATAGAGATCTAAGATTTTGTTCAAATAGAGGAAATGTCAATATTCCGACGAAGCAAGTTGCCAACTACGAGTGCGGGGAAAATGTACAGTTTTTGTGAGCCGAGGTACCCTGGGTAGCGGATCCAGGGAGGGACAGACATTTTTCACATACCATATATATCATTTAAATTAAAACTGAAATATAATTATAGTCCGTATGAAATTGAGCACAGCAACCTATGCAACTCTAGATTTGCGACAACTGATGTGCTGCTTCGGAAACGAGATGGAATCTTCCGCAGCGCTAGTACCCAGAACTCCCTGGATCCGTCATCATCATCAGAGAAGAAAAAGCCCAAGAGGAGCAGCACCGACACGCCCCCAAATCCTGCACCTTCTCACGGCCGTCACGCTCACGCCGTATAAACCATTCCCCACCAAGCCCCAAACccccctcgcctcgcctcgcctcgcgtgAGTCGAGTCCACCTCTGTCTCTAGCCTTCTTCATTTCTCCCCCGCCGCCCCCAGATCTGCTCCGCCTCCACCGACACCCCACTCCGGCGAGccctcctcgccggagccccgCCGCCACATCCCCTCCCGCCACATTCGCCGCCCCAGATCCGCCCACGCCCGATCCAGATCCAGCCACCATGGCCCGCCTCCGCGCCCTCCTCGCGCTCGCCGCGACGGCGGCCGCCATCCTCCTCGCCTCCCCGCCCTCCGCCGACGCCTTCTACCTCCCGGGGAGCTACCCGCACAAGTACAGCCCGGGGGAGTTCCTCAACGTCAAGGTGAACTCGCTCACCTCCATCGACACCGAGATCCCCTTCAGCTACTACAGCCTGCCCTTCTGCACGCCGCCCGACGGCGTCAAGGACAGCGCCGAGAACCTCGGCGAGCTGCTCATGGGCGACCGCATCGAGACCTCGCCCTACCGCTTCCGGATGCACGCCAACGACTCCGACGTCCTGCTCTGCCGCTCCGACCCGCTCTCGCCCGGCGCCTTCACGCTCATGAAGAAGCGCATCGACGAGATGTACCAGGTCAACCTCATCCTCGACAACCTCCCCGCCATCCGCTACACCCGCAAGGACGACTACTTCCTCCGCTGGACCGGCTACCCCGTCGGCATCCGCGTCGGCGGCGACTACTACGTCTTCAACCACCTCCAGTTCACCGTCCTCGTCCACAAGTACGAGGACCCCAACGTCGCGCGCGTCATGGGCACCGCCGACGCCACAGACGCCATCCCCGCCTCCAAggacaccaccacctcctccgcctcctctggCTGGATGGTCGTCGGCTTCGAGGTCGTGCCCTGCAGCATCAAGCACAACCCGGACGACGCCAAGTCCCTCAAGATGTACGCCAAGTACCCCACCAAAATCGCCTGCGACCCCACCACCGTCTCCATGAGCATCAAGGAGGGCGAGCCCATCGTCTACACCTACGAGGTCGCCTTCGTCGAGAGCGACATCAAGTGGCCCTCGCGCTGGGACGCATACCTCAAGATGGAGGGCGCCAAGGTGCACTGGTTCTCCATCCTCAACTCGCTCATGGTCATCGCCTTCCTCGCCGgcatcgtcttcgtcatcctgCTCCGCACCGTCAGGCGCGACCTCACCCGGTACGAGGAGCTCGACAGCGAGGCGCAGGCGCAGATGAACGAGGAGCTCTCCGGCTGGAAGCTCGTCGTCAGCGACGTCTTCCGCTCGCCCACCAACCCCATGCTGCTCTGCATGATGGTCGGGGACGGCGTGCAGATCCTCGGAATGGCCGTGGTCACCATCCTCTTTGCTGCGCTCGGGTTCATGTCGCCGGCCTCCCGCGGCACCCTCATCACTGGCATGCTCTTCTTCTACCTGGTTCTCGGGATCCTGGCAGGGTACGCCAGTGTCCGCGTGTGGAAGACCATCAAGTGCGGGGATCACTCGGGATGGGTCGGTGTTTCCTGGAGGACAGCCTGCTTCTTCCCCGGCATCGCCTTCCTGATCCTCACCACGCTCAACTTCCTGCTGTGGGGAAGCCAGAGCACCGGGGCCATCCCATTCTCCCTGTTCGTCGTGTTGATCCTGCTCTGGTTCTGCATCTCGGTGCCGCTCACCCTTGTTGGAGGATTCCTCGGGGCCAAGGCGCCTCACATCGAGTACCCTGTCCGCACGAACCAGATCCCCCGCGAGATCCCTGCTCAGAAGTACCCATCCTGGCTGCTGGTTCTTGGCGCCGGCACGCTGCCCTTCGGCACCCTTTTCATCGAGCTCTTCTTCATCATGTCGAGCATATGGATGGGACGTGTCTACTACGTCTTCGGGTTCCTCTTCATCGTCATGCTGCTCCTGGTCATTGTCTGCGCCGAGGTTTCCCTGGTTCTGACCTACATGCACCTCTGCGTCGAGGACTGGAAGTGGTGGTGGAAGTCCTTCTTCTCATCTGGGTCCGTGGCCATCTACATCTTCCTCTACTCGATCAACTACCTCGTCTTCGACCTCAAGAGCCTCAGCGGACCAGTGTCGGCGACCCTCTACCTCGGCTACTCGCTCTTTATGGTTATCGCTATTATGCTCGCCACCGGCACGGTTGGGTTCATTTCCTCATTCTGCTTCATTCACTATCTCTTTTCATCCGTGAAGGCTGATTGAGTTCCTCCCTGCGAGGAGTATTATCATTCATTTGAGAGGTGAGCATAGTGGAGTGGACATTGGAAAGTTTGTAGTCACTGTAAGTCGTAGTTCATCCCAACTTTTGGTATACATGCCCTCAATAACTATTGTATGGTCTAGTAGGATTCGGCAATGGGCTTTATGAAGAGGTGCTGGCAGTTTGCAAAATGTAATAGAATGaattgttttattcacacttcgtGTTCTTTTAGCTATATTCGCTCTGCCATTGAGAACATCAATATATGTTAGTCTTTGCTATCTGCTGCTAAGTATAATGATGAAGCAAAATTTCTTTGCTCCCGTAGCTCAGTATATAGGGGCCTAGATGTGTTCTCTGAGTTCCTAACAGCTTTACTCCGATGTTTTCCCTGTTtccattttttttcattttttcattgagTACATCAGTATATGCAAAGCTTGCTAATTTTCTGTGCTGCGTTTTATGTTAGTCGTTTCTCTGTATGTTAGATCCAGATGTGTTTACATGCTACCAGTGTCTTGGCTATGTTGCCAAATATGATAATGAACAAATTTGTCTTTGCTCCAGTAGCTTAGTATAGGACTGTAGCTATGTTTTCTGAGTGCCAAACAGCTTTACTCTATGATGTTTGATTGTTGTCCCCATTCCCATGTTATTTTCGTGCTATGCGGGTTAGATGATGATTCATTTATTAGTTCATTACAGAGGACAATCCAGTGCTCCCAACTCTAACAAGTACTACAACTCTGGAGTCTATGTGATTATGTGCTTGGGAGATTAGTCTATGTTTTGCCACTTGCATGTGATTTTTTATACCCTGCATTAGATCGTGATCCAACTATTACAGAAGAACTAGTGTCCTCAACACAATATAGTGTATTGACAGACCCAGCAATTTTGCTCTACCTTTGCTGGCCCTGATGTTTCTTAGTATATCATTATTCATTACTAGCAAGTGGCATCTGTCTCATTTGCCTGTGCTCATTAGAAACATGATGTACCGTCATGTTTTAGCCTATCCATAATATGCTAGTAATAAACTGACTTAAGTGTAGTTCATCCCAACTTTTGGTATAC includes:
- the LOC124693384 gene encoding transmembrane 9 superfamily member 11-like, yielding MARLRALLALAATAAAILLASPPSADAFYLPGSYPHKYSPGEFLNVKVNSLTSIDTEIPFSYYSLPFCTPPDGVKDSAENLGELLMGDRIETSPYRFRMHANDSDVLLCRSDPLSPGAFTLMKKRIDEMYQVNLILDNLPAIRYTRKDDYFLRWTGYPVGIRVGGDYYVFNHLQFTVLVHKYEDPNVARVMGTADATDAIPASKDTTTSSASSGWMVVGFEVVPCSIKHNPDDAKSLKMYAKYPTKIACDPTTVSMSIKEGEPIVYTYEVAFVESDIKWPSRWDAYLKMEGAKVHWFSILNSLMVIAFLAGIVFVILLRTVRRDLTRYEELDSEAQAQMNEELSGWKLVVSDVFRSPTNPMLLCMMVGDGVQILGMAVVTILFAALGFMSPASRGTLITGMLFFYLVLGILAGYASVRVWKTIKCGDHSGWVGVSWRTACFFPGIAFLILTTLNFLLWGSQSTGAIPFSLFVVLILLWFCISVPLTLVGGFLGAKAPHIEYPVRTNQIPREIPAQKYPSWLLVLGAGTLPFGTLFIELFFIMSSIWMGRVYYVFGFLFIVMLLLVIVCAEVSLVLTYMHLCVEDWKWWWKSFFSSGSVAIYIFLYSINYLVFDLKSLSGPVSATLYLGYSLFMVIAIMLATGTVGFISSFCFIHYLFSSVKAD